A single genomic interval of Zingiber officinale cultivar Zhangliang chromosome 4A, Zo_v1.1, whole genome shotgun sequence harbors:
- the LOC121969323 gene encoding F-box/LRR-repeat protein 3-like isoform X2 has product MNRQPPCDCDMATVFPLDLLANILDRVPDPRDRKSCRLVCRGFLRAEELHRRSLRVLRLEALTGLLRRFAAGLERLDLSACPALDDRSLSAALAAGVDLLRLRSVSLSRASGVGWRGLMALVDACPHLEAVDLSHCVGVGDREAAALAAAAGLKELRLDKCLGLTDVGLATVAVGCAGLEILGIKWCLEISDIGIDLLAKKCQDLKELDISYLKITNRSINSISSLGKLEVLNMVGCSDIDDEGLQSLKHRNNSLRSINVSRCENVTSSGLTSVIEGSNCLQKLNVGDCFPELAPLFLSKLNGLKDSLTVLKLDGFQVSASSLKIIGLNCKNLAKIGLSKCQWVTDEGICELVASCVHLTTIDLTCCRLLTDKALMAIGDQCKQLRCLRLESCSLITDKGLEYIGTCCSNLEEIDLTDCSITDTAMQNLSRCSKMLVLKLGLCYMISDEGLVHIASNCRKLHELDLYRCVEVTDDGLAAIATGCKLIQKLNLCYCTKISDRGLKQVSHLVDLRDLELRGLPHVSSSGIAKIAIGCRRLSELDLKRCNLVNDEGLFALAQYTENLRQINISYCPVSGMGLCMLLGTLKCLQDVKLVHLSLVPIEWFEIALRASYEKLKKLKLLTGMRNLLSPLLIEKLQLRGCRIRWVDKPPAAC; this is encoded by the exons ATGAATAGGCAGCCACCCTGCGATTGCGACATGGCAACCGTGTTCCCCCTCGACTTGCTCGCCAACATCCTCGACCGTGTACCCGACCCCCGAGACCGCAAGTCTTGCCGGCTCGTCTGCCGCGGGTTCCTCCGCGCCGAGGAACTCCATCGGCGCTCGCTCCGCGTCCTCCGCCTCGAGGCCCTCACTGGCCTGCTCCGCCGCTTTGCCGCTGGACTTGAGCGCCTCGATCTCTCTGCCTGCCCCGCCCTCGACGACCGCTCCCTCTCTGCAGCCCTCGCTGCCGGGGTGGATCTGTTGCGGCTCAGATCCGTAAGCCTTAGCCGCGCCAGTGGGGTTGGGTGGCGAGGCCTGATGGCTCTCGTGGATGCGTGCCCGCACCTGGAGGCTGTGGACCTGTCACACTGCGTCGGGGTGGGGGATCGGGAGGCCGCCGCGCTTGCGGCGGCCGCCGGGTTGAAGGAGTTGCGATTGGATAAGTGCCTCGGGCTGACAGATGTCGGGCTCGCGACGGTGGCGGTGGGGTGCGCCGGACTGGAGATACTCGGAATCAAGTGGTGTCTGGAGATTTCCGATATTGGGATCGATCTGCTCGCTAAGAAGTGCCAGGATCTGAAGGAGTTGGACATCTCATATCTCAAG ATTACGAATAGATCGATCAACTCCATTTCCTCTCTTGGCAAGCTGGAAGTTCTGAATATGGTAGGATGCTCCGATATAGATGATGAGGGATTACAATCTCTAAAGCACCGAAACAACTCATTACGG AGCATCAACGTCTCTCGTTGTGAAAATGTGACTTCTAGTGGCTTAACCTCAGTGATTGAAGGAAGCAATTGTCTTCAGAAACTCAATGTTGGAGATTGTTTTCCT GAGCTGGCGCCGCTCTTCCTTTCGAAGTTGAATGGTTTGAAGGATAGCTTGACAGTATTGAAACTTGATGGTTTTCAAGTTTCTGCATCAAGTCTTAAGATAATTGGTCTGAACTGCAAGAACTTAGCTAAGATAGGGCTTAGCAAATGCCAATGGGTGACTGATGAGGGGATCTGTGAGCTTGTAGCTAGTTGCGTTCACTTAACAACTATTGATCTGACATGCTGTCGTCTGCTTACAGACAAAGCCCTTATGGCTATAGGAGATCAATGTAAACAGCTTCGATGCCTCCGATTAGAGTCCTGCAGTTTAATAACCGATAAGGGTCTGGAATATATTGGAACTTGTTGCTCCAATCTTGAGGAGATAGATCTCACAGACTGCAGTATAACTGATACTG CGATGCAGAATTTGTCTAGGTGTTCAAAGATGCTAGTCTTGAAACTAGGCCTTTGTTATATGATTTCCGATGAAGGCCTTGTTCATATTGCATCCAACTGCAGAAAGCTTCACGAACTTGATCTTTACCG GTGCGTTGAGGTTACTGATGATGGTTTAGCTGCCATAGCAACTGGTTGCAAGTTGATACAAAAGTTAAACCTCTGCTACTGCACGAAGATATCTGACCGAGGTCTGAAGCAAGTCAGTCATTTGGTAGACCTTCGTGATCTGGAACTGAGAGGTTTGCCTCACGTTTCAAGTTCAGGCATTGCAAAAATCGCCATCGGTTGTCGACGCCTTTCTGAGCTGGATTTGAAGCGCTGCAATTTGGTAAATGATGAAGGTCTATTTGCTCTTGCCCAGTATACTGAAAACCTCAGACAG ATAAATATATCATACTGTCCAGTTTCAGGCATGGGTTTGTGCATGTTACTTGGAACTCTGAAATGCCTACAAGATGTGAAGTTGGTACATCTCAGTCTTGTGCCAATTGAGTGGTTTGAGATTGCCCTGAGAGCTTCCTATGAAAAGTTAAAGAAGTTGAAGCTCCTCACCGGAATGAGGAACCTCCTTTCGCCATTGCTGATCGAGAAATTGCAATTAAGAGGGTGCCGAATTCGATGGGTCGATAAACCTCCGGCCGCTTGCTGA
- the LOC121969323 gene encoding F-box/LRR-repeat protein 3-like isoform X1 produces the protein MNRQPPCDCDMATVFPLDLLANILDRVPDPRDRKSCRLVCRGFLRAEELHRRSLRVLRLEALTGLLRRFAAGLERLDLSACPALDDRSLSAALAAGVDLLRLRSVSLSRASGVGWRGLMALVDACPHLEAVDLSHCVGVGDREAAALAAAAGLKELRLDKCLGLTDVGLATVAVGCAGLEILGIKWCLEISDIGIDLLAKKCQDLKELDISYLKITNRSINSISSLGKLEVLNMVGCSDIDDEGLQSLKHRNNSLRSINVSRCENVTSSGLTSVIEGSNCLQKLNVGDCFPCSCGSCTSQELAPLFLSKLNGLKDSLTVLKLDGFQVSASSLKIIGLNCKNLAKIGLSKCQWVTDEGICELVASCVHLTTIDLTCCRLLTDKALMAIGDQCKQLRCLRLESCSLITDKGLEYIGTCCSNLEEIDLTDCSITDTAMQNLSRCSKMLVLKLGLCYMISDEGLVHIASNCRKLHELDLYRCVEVTDDGLAAIATGCKLIQKLNLCYCTKISDRGLKQVSHLVDLRDLELRGLPHVSSSGIAKIAIGCRRLSELDLKRCNLVNDEGLFALAQYTENLRQINISYCPVSGMGLCMLLGTLKCLQDVKLVHLSLVPIEWFEIALRASYEKLKKLKLLTGMRNLLSPLLIEKLQLRGCRIRWVDKPPAAC, from the exons ATGAATAGGCAGCCACCCTGCGATTGCGACATGGCAACCGTGTTCCCCCTCGACTTGCTCGCCAACATCCTCGACCGTGTACCCGACCCCCGAGACCGCAAGTCTTGCCGGCTCGTCTGCCGCGGGTTCCTCCGCGCCGAGGAACTCCATCGGCGCTCGCTCCGCGTCCTCCGCCTCGAGGCCCTCACTGGCCTGCTCCGCCGCTTTGCCGCTGGACTTGAGCGCCTCGATCTCTCTGCCTGCCCCGCCCTCGACGACCGCTCCCTCTCTGCAGCCCTCGCTGCCGGGGTGGATCTGTTGCGGCTCAGATCCGTAAGCCTTAGCCGCGCCAGTGGGGTTGGGTGGCGAGGCCTGATGGCTCTCGTGGATGCGTGCCCGCACCTGGAGGCTGTGGACCTGTCACACTGCGTCGGGGTGGGGGATCGGGAGGCCGCCGCGCTTGCGGCGGCCGCCGGGTTGAAGGAGTTGCGATTGGATAAGTGCCTCGGGCTGACAGATGTCGGGCTCGCGACGGTGGCGGTGGGGTGCGCCGGACTGGAGATACTCGGAATCAAGTGGTGTCTGGAGATTTCCGATATTGGGATCGATCTGCTCGCTAAGAAGTGCCAGGATCTGAAGGAGTTGGACATCTCATATCTCAAG ATTACGAATAGATCGATCAACTCCATTTCCTCTCTTGGCAAGCTGGAAGTTCTGAATATGGTAGGATGCTCCGATATAGATGATGAGGGATTACAATCTCTAAAGCACCGAAACAACTCATTACGG AGCATCAACGTCTCTCGTTGTGAAAATGTGACTTCTAGTGGCTTAACCTCAGTGATTGAAGGAAGCAATTGTCTTCAGAAACTCAATGTTGGAGATTGTTTTCCT TGTTCATGTGGAAGTTGTACATCGCAGGAGCTGGCGCCGCTCTTCCTTTCGAAGTTGAATGGTTTGAAGGATAGCTTGACAGTATTGAAACTTGATGGTTTTCAAGTTTCTGCATCAAGTCTTAAGATAATTGGTCTGAACTGCAAGAACTTAGCTAAGATAGGGCTTAGCAAATGCCAATGGGTGACTGATGAGGGGATCTGTGAGCTTGTAGCTAGTTGCGTTCACTTAACAACTATTGATCTGACATGCTGTCGTCTGCTTACAGACAAAGCCCTTATGGCTATAGGAGATCAATGTAAACAGCTTCGATGCCTCCGATTAGAGTCCTGCAGTTTAATAACCGATAAGGGTCTGGAATATATTGGAACTTGTTGCTCCAATCTTGAGGAGATAGATCTCACAGACTGCAGTATAACTGATACTG CGATGCAGAATTTGTCTAGGTGTTCAAAGATGCTAGTCTTGAAACTAGGCCTTTGTTATATGATTTCCGATGAAGGCCTTGTTCATATTGCATCCAACTGCAGAAAGCTTCACGAACTTGATCTTTACCG GTGCGTTGAGGTTACTGATGATGGTTTAGCTGCCATAGCAACTGGTTGCAAGTTGATACAAAAGTTAAACCTCTGCTACTGCACGAAGATATCTGACCGAGGTCTGAAGCAAGTCAGTCATTTGGTAGACCTTCGTGATCTGGAACTGAGAGGTTTGCCTCACGTTTCAAGTTCAGGCATTGCAAAAATCGCCATCGGTTGTCGACGCCTTTCTGAGCTGGATTTGAAGCGCTGCAATTTGGTAAATGATGAAGGTCTATTTGCTCTTGCCCAGTATACTGAAAACCTCAGACAG ATAAATATATCATACTGTCCAGTTTCAGGCATGGGTTTGTGCATGTTACTTGGAACTCTGAAATGCCTACAAGATGTGAAGTTGGTACATCTCAGTCTTGTGCCAATTGAGTGGTTTGAGATTGCCCTGAGAGCTTCCTATGAAAAGTTAAAGAAGTTGAAGCTCCTCACCGGAATGAGGAACCTCCTTTCGCCATTGCTGATCGAGAAATTGCAATTAAGAGGGTGCCGAATTCGATGGGTCGATAAACCTCCGGCCGCTTGCTGA